CCGGCCTTCCAAGTCCATCCCCGTCGCTGTGCTCCAGGGACACACTCGTGTGCGTGATGGGgtctgtgcgtgtgcgtgtgtggcCGTGACTGTGTGCACGTGGGTACGTGAGCAGGAacgtggttttaaaaaatgttttacgtttatttatatatgagagagggggaggggcagagagagggagacacagaatccgatgcaggttccaggctcggagctgtcggcacagagcccgacgcagggctcgaacccacaagaggggagatcgtgagctgagcggaagtcggacgccaGACCGGCTGAGGCCCCCAGCCCCCCGGGAGCTAAGTGTTCGTGAGAGAGCTCTGTGGGCGTGGGTGTGTGAGCATGAGTGTGACTGTGCGTGGGGGCAAGCGTGGGCAGGCAGGCCCGGCTGGCAGAGGGCGCGTGGTGGCATAACAGGGCCCTGGCGGAGGCCTGCAGGGTGGACGAGCAGTTTCCATCCTCGGCCTCGCTCAGCGGGTGGAGTGGCTGCTGGTGTTCCCACCCGTCTCCCCTTCGAGCTTGAAAATTAGGTCAACTTGAGTTTCCCAGCTTCCCAAACCCCAGACTCGTTCTCTGTTTCggagaaacagaatcataaatgCGGCACCAAGGCCAGCTCTGCAAACAGCCAGCCACCCTCACGGGTGCCCTCCCCCAGGCTGTCGCCCACAGGGAGTGACCCAGACAAACCACCGGCCCAGGAAGAGGGTCTCTGGGACCCACGGGAACCTTAGGGGTGAGGAACGGGAGGCATTTTCACCCTGAGCCCTAAAGGCATCTGGGGGGCCAAGAGGAGGCCAGAAGGCTCTGGAAGGCAacacctggggggtggggcccACCAGGGCGGGAGAGGGAAAGGGTGGCTGCCCCAGCTGGGGGTACGGGGCAGAGCCTGGCCAGGACGTGGGCCTGGGGGGGTCAGGGAGGCCGTGTCCTAGGCTagcccccccctccaccccgggcTCACAGGGCCCAGGCAAGGCAGAGGAGGCTGTGCGTGTGCCGCCAGGGTGCCCCCGAGGAAAGGCTACTCGCGCGGTCAGCCAGGGGCATCCGGTCCTGCCCACCGGGTGCCGCGGGTTCACAGGTGCCGGAGGGTGGCCGTGggcgttgggggtggggggagggcaggctcACAGGGTGCGGCCACGCTTCCAGGAGGTGGGGaggtcccttcccctgctcagggGCATCCAGGAGGCGGGCGCAGGTGcgggcccctccccaggctcacGGGCATCCAGGGGGTGGGCGcaggtgcgggggtgggggacccCCAGGCTCACGGGCATCCAGGAGGCGGGCGCAGGTGCAGGGGGGGGTCCACCCTTCGGGTCCGCGgggagcccccgccccccacccccccttccggCTCACAGCGTGCTCAGGTGCGGCAGCGTGTCCAGGGGCCCCGCGAGGTCGCGCGCGGCGGCCGCCGACTCCACGCCGCGCAGCCACTCGGTGCACCTGCGGACCAGGCCCTCGTCCACCGCCCGGGCCTCCTCCTCGTACTCCACGTCGTCGTACCGGTGCCGCTCGTTGAGCAGCGACACGCGCGGCGCCGGGCGGCGGCCGGGACCCGCGGGAGAGGGCGAGGGCGGCGGGCGGCAGGGCCGCGCGGGCAGCCGCCTCTGCAGGTGGCGCCCCTGGAGCAGCAGGACGGCCTCGGGGGGCAGGCCGGGCGAGAagcgcgcggcggcggcggcggcggcggcggcgggtcCTGTCCCCGGGGCCGCGTCCCCCGCGGGGCTGTGGCCGGAGCgggcgggccgggcgggggcgcgcggggggccggggccggggccgcgccGGGCCGGCGACCGCTTCGGGGCGGCGGGGGGCCAGGAGCCGGACAGCGCGCCCTCGGGGGGCCTCCTCCTGTccgcggcggcgggcggcgcgggcgcgggcgcgggcggggcgcgggcgggcgcTGCCCTGCGCGGGGCGCCGGGcctgcggggcggggggcgcgcggCGGGGGCCCCCGGGGTCGGCGTGGGCGGGAAGGGCATGGCGCCACCGAGCCGGCGGGTCATCGGCGCCCTGGAAGGAGACGGGCGGCTCTCAgtcgcggggggcgcgggggcggggggcccggGGCGTCCCCGCGGGTGGCCGGGCTCGGCGCCGCGTGCCCCCCCGCCGCACCCACCTGCGTCCGGCCGCGGCATCGCCGGCTCGCTCACGTCCCGGCTCCCGGGGCCCTCCCCTCGCTCGGGGACAGTCACCGGCCGCCCGAGCCCGGGCCCGGGCGGGGACGCGCCAGCAGGAGGAGCCGAGCGTCTGGCTGGTGTCACGACCCGACTGTTGCGTGCGACCGGCCGCGGAGCCGGAGCCGGGACGGCGCGGGGCGGGACCGGGCGGGACCGGCCTCCCCCTTCGGCCCCCACCACCGACAGGACTCAATCAACCCGGGGCGGGCGGAGGCGGGAGGGCCGGCTGGGTCCCGAGTCCTGGGCGGAGTCCCTGCCGCTTGGAGGGAAAGTCCTGGACAACGGCTTGGCGCCTTTAAGAGGGTGGGAGTTGGGCCGCGGGGGGACACCGGCCGGGCCAGGCCGGCCCTGCCTGGCCCGCGCCCTGGTGTCAGAGGGGAAGGCCGGCGCCCTCGATGGCGCTGGGGAAAAGGCATTTGGGGGGATCCTCTTATTCCCCTTTTACAATGCTGACGCCACTGCTGAAAGGCGGTTCCCTGAAATTCGAGCGGTAGCTTTATCAACAGGCAAAATAGGCCCGTGTCAGTGATGCCATGACGATGACAGAGGAAACGGTGCACACGGAGGGATTCCTGGGCGCAGAACAATGTACTTACTGCTGTAATGGTGGTTCAAGCGAGTGACACATCGTGACTGTCATCCCATATTCGAGGAGGAGACCTGGAGACGTCCCTCCGACGTTCAGATGAGTGATGACGTCACACGGCGACGCATCACAAGTCAAGGCACCGCTCAAGGACAATTATCCCCCGTTGAGATCCCCAGGAAACACTCTTCCATAGGAGGTGCTTTCAGGCCTAACCGGGGACGTGACCAGGTTGTCCGGCTATGGCCCAGGTCAGCCGAAAGCATTCAAGTGTGGGTGAACTCCAAGTGCGCTGTGccagtgcccccccacccccaccccagcagcacCTCCCGGCTGTGAGTACAGTGGCCGCgtccctgtccctcctgcccccgtgtCAGGGCACCAGGCAAGAGCGGAACTCGGCCGGTGGCCAGAGCCGTTCTCCCCACAgctgggggtggagaagggggctGAGGTCCCATAATCTCCACCTGCAACCGAAAACCACATCTACATACGTGTTCTCCACAAAATGTGCAAACGCGGCTTCAAGACAGGCTTCGTCCTCTCAAACGTTCTCCCCGTCCCGCCGGGGCCTCGAGGTTAGCCTCCCGCTGCCCGCTGCTCAGGGGCCGGGATGTTTGAGGCAGGTTGGGTCATAAATCTCTGCCGCAGGTACCGAACGCGCCTGTTTTATTCCAAGTTTCTGTATTTCTAGGTGGATGCGGGACCGGGTAGGTTAGCGGTGCAGCGGGTGGACAGCGTCCTGCCGGGAGAGCCCGGGTTGGAGGGCAGGCGGGCACACTGAAGACGGGAGAGGACGGGGGCACAGGAGGACTCGGAGGGGAAGGTGACACACAGGAAAAGCAGCAAACTGGATCCTCCCGAGACTGGAGTATGGGTCCCAGACGCTCAGTGGCTGCAGTGCCATCCGTGTCGGGGTCCTAATTCCTAAGTCCCGCAGGGCAGTCGCAGGTGAGCAGGCGGAGCTGGCGATCCCATAATCGCCTGCCTGTGTGGCTTCTGTCACCACTTCCCTTCTGCTAGGAACTGGGGGCTGACTGGGATGGAGGAGAGGAGACAATCCCAGCAACAGAATTCCAGACACACCACATCTGAGCCAGCACcttgaggaagggaaggaaagtcCTGGGCAAGGGTGAGGGGCTAGTAGCCACGCCCACATCCACAGTAGCAGAGATTGGGCATTTTCCTCCAAGAAGAGACAGTGAGATTTACCAGACCGCTGCACACGTCGGGCCAGACTGTCCCTGGGATTCTCCAGAACCCCCACATCCTGTCCCAGCCCAGAAGCATGGGGACTTGGGAAGCTGGAAGTCTCTGCCTGACCTCCGAGGAGAAAGTGAGTGCCGGGTGCCTGCCATCGCGTCACCTGCCCAGGTCAGAAGGGCGCTCCTCTCCTGTCTTTCCTCAAAGGCCCGGTAAGCACCCCTGCGGGGGGCGACGACTCCCGGTACCTGGCGGTGGGCTACTGGCCCCGGAGCGGCAGAGGAGTGAGTGTCCCCCACAGGACTCTGCTCTTCAGACTCCGCTCAAGCATCCAGGCGACAGCATCCCTGCTCCCTGCCAGCCACCTCTTCTACTCTAACCCTTCGGCCCCTGGGAAACTGGAGGCTGGAAAGAGTGGCCTGGCCTGGCGGGGACCGTGGGAGAGCAGCGCGCGTCACCTGCACTGTCGCGGCCCGCTGGCTGTTACAGAATCCGTCACAGTCTGTGTGGTTGAATCGAGCCGCTGGTGACAGTTACCAGGAAGGAAAACCACACTAGGACAGCCAGCCAAACTTCCCTCCAGAATTGGGGACGCGACAGAAAAGCAACTAGAGTCAAGAAATAACAGCCAGCTGTAACTTGGTCATTTGCGTGGGATTTTGCGTGCTGGGCCCAGAACCCAACAGTGGGGCTGTAGCTACGTGTGAAACAGGAAAACAGGAGGACCAGAATCCTGGGATCGGGTTATCAGTTTCACACTGTATTCCTGGGGTCTCCAGACTCTAAAACCCACGAGTATGTTTCATCTGGAGGTCACAAAAGTTACTTCAACTATAAGCTGGTCGATTTGCAAGGTCAGTTACGCAAAAGCCCGTATACGTACTCAGAACTGTCCATAGTTTTTGCCTGTGCTGTCTCACTTTCCAATTACGTCGATGCTCCTTTTTGAAACATTACACTTGGCCCACTGTCACATCAGCGTCAGGTGCACAGCACAGTGATTCGACCCGTCTGTGGGGGATGCTGCACTCACGAGCGTCGCTGTCACCTGTCACCAGATGATGCCGTGACATTTGTTTGATTTTCGGATTCTGAACAAACGCGAACACGGTGTGGTCCACCATTGGAGAATTCATGGTAATTTTTTCTCCCACTGTTGTATCAAAGTTAAGTGTAGGAACGCAGACTTTTTGTTATGACAACCCTTGAAACTGTTTCCAGAACAAAGACGTATGcggaaaatatttaaatcaccaaaataaagaagcaagaCGATATCCAGACCCCACTAAAATCAGCCCAAG
The nucleotide sequence above comes from Panthera tigris isolate Pti1 chromosome B2, P.tigris_Pti1_mat1.1, whole genome shotgun sequence. Encoded proteins:
- the PRR18 gene encoding proline-rich protein 18, with protein sequence AVLLLQGRHLQRRLPARPCRPPPSPSPAGPGRRPAPRVSLLNERHRYDDVEYEEEARAVDEGLVRRCTEWLRGVESAAAARDLAGPLDTLPHLSTL